The genomic DNA AATCAGCAATTGCTTTGTCGTATTCTTTGATCGCGACAAGCATCAAGCCACGATTGTTATAGGCTTTCGAGTAATTAGGGTCGAGTTCAACAGCCTTGGTAAAAGCTTGCTGAGCCATCGGAATATTTTGAGTTTTCACAAACAAAAGCCCCAGCATATTGTGCCACTCAGAATTGTCGCGTTGTTTGGTCAGTGCAAGAGTTAACGAGCTGATGGCCTGCGTTGTTAATCCACTATGATCGAGAATTTGTGCACGAATGGCATAGCCTTCCGGCGGGCAAACTTTCGCATTGTGTAGCTGATCGAGCAGTGGAAAGGCGGCTTTGTAATTGCCTTCTTTATAGTAAGATTTGATTTTTCCCATCGCCTCGGCCGCATCAATCACCATAGACGATTCAGCCGCCCCATTGGGCTCGGAATCTTCAGTCGTTTTTGAATCCGTCTGACTCGTTTCGCTTGTTGGAGTGCTGTTTGAACATCCGGTAACGATCAGCATCGAACAAAGGAGCAAGAACATGAAATATCGCATGGGCGTTTCACCATCTCGAAATTGGGGCACGACTTCCAGTGCCGTTATCGGTGTAATGCGACAGACACCACTCATTGATGTCCCAAGTCGCCAGTTTGTTGATGAGGCTTCTATCCGCAATGGCCGATTTGTGTCAATCCGAGTTTTTATGGTGTAAATTACTTCCCCCATTTTCATTCATGCGAAAAACGCCGCAGGGATGAAATTTGAATGAACCGCCAAGACGCCAAGGCTTGAAGAAATCGATTCAGAATACAGTTCTCAGTAGAAATTGATTATCATTTTCACCACAAGGGCACGAAGGCACAAAGAGATTTTTTGATTCATGATGTCAAAAGGAAATCTACCAATTTGAATTTGATGAGTTCCAGATATTAAGCACTTAGTCTCTTCGTGGTTCCTATAATTTCTTATCAAATGATTAAGATACGGGGTTTCACAGGTGAGAATTTATGGCCAACTCCTTCAAACTCACTATTTTAACGACTGTGATATTTGTATTCACAGTGGTCTGTTTTCAATGCCGAGTGATCGCTGAAGTATCAATCCCGAGTCAGCCAAACATCCTTGTCATTGCCATCGATGACCTGAATGACTGGATTGGCTGTCTGCACGAGCATCCTCAAGTCAAGACGCCGCATCTGGATCGACTGGCCAGTCAGGGGATTCTGTTTGAGAACGCCCATGTGCAGGCCACTTTCTGTGCGCCGTCCCGGACGAGTCTGCTTTCGGGAAAAATGCCGAAAACGACGGGATGCTTTGAATTTACTCCTCGATACGATCAGGCAGATTCCTTGAAGGGGCATGATCCCTGGCCGATGTGGTTGGGGAAATCAGGCTACAAAACTTACGGCGGGGGCAAGATCTTTCACGAAGGAACGGGAACAGGCTGGACAGCTCAGAGTTTTCAGAATGTGATTCCTTCAGGGCCGAATCCTCGCCCCGAAGAAATACAGCACTGGCCGGTTCGGGTCTGGGACTGGGGAGCTTTCCCCGATTCTGAAGCAGAAATGGGGGATTTCAAACTCGCTCAAAACACTCGAAAACTTTTGGAGAAAAAGTATGAGGACCCATTTTTAATGGTGGCCGGTTTCCGTCGTCCGCATGTTCCGTTACACGTGCCGGAACGCTGGTTTGCGATGTATCCGGAAGAGTCGATT from Rubinisphaera italica includes the following:
- a CDS encoding sulfatase, with amino-acid sequence MANSFKLTILTTVIFVFTVVCFQCRVIAEVSIPSQPNILVIAIDDLNDWIGCLHEHPQVKTPHLDRLASQGILFENAHVQATFCAPSRTSLLSGKMPKTTGCFEFTPRYDQADSLKGHDPWPMWLGKSGYKTYGGGKIFHEGTGTGWTAQSFQNVIPSGPNPRPEEIQHWPVRVWDWGAFPDSEAEMGDFKLAQNTRKLLEKKYEDPFLMVAGFRRPHVPLHVPERWFAMYPEESIVLPEIPADDLDDVPHPEVGLTSHRAPEHADLVEKKLQRSLTQAYLASISFVDHCVGEVLQGLEAGPNQKNTIVILWSDHGFHLGEKQHWAKRTLWEETTRIPLIIAGPGIEAGQRIQEPVGLIDLYPTLVELVELVGSVPIAGLEGHSLMPFLKGETEHKRQPVVTSLSANDHAVRSRDFRYIRYADGSEEFYDHRTDPNEFTNLAGNPKYNKLKQELAEYLD